Proteins encoded within one genomic window of Lysinibacillus louembei:
- the folB gene encoding dihydroneopterin aldolase gives MDYIHLRDMQFFGYHGVLKEENVLGQRFRASVSLAVDIQKAGQTDDLDDTVSYVGVYDICREIIEGKPFKLIEAVAEAVATTVLKRYEGQIFGCRVEIIKPDPPIPGHYKEVAVEIVRGKFYE, from the coding sequence ATGGATTATATACATTTACGTGATATGCAATTTTTTGGCTACCATGGCGTTTTAAAGGAAGAAAATGTGCTAGGACAACGTTTCCGCGCCTCTGTATCCTTAGCAGTCGATATTCAAAAAGCAGGACAGACAGATGATTTAGACGATACGGTGAGCTATGTTGGTGTTTATGATATTTGCCGGGAAATTATTGAAGGCAAGCCATTTAAATTAATCGAAGCGGTTGCTGAAGCGGTTGCGACAACGGTTTTAAAGCGCTACGAAGGGCAAATTTTTGGTTGCCGCGTAGAAATTATCAAGCCAGACCCACCAATTCCAGGGCATTATAAAGAGGTAGCAGTAGAAATTGTGCGAGGTAAATTTTATGAATGA
- the folP gene encoding dihydropteroate synthase, whose protein sequence is MLEHYQVPLILNGIELDFHKETIIMGILNVTPDSFSDGGKYNSIDAAVVQAKRLVADGAKIIDIGGESTRPGHTPISEQEEIERVVPIIRALAKEVPAILSVDTYKANVARAAIEAGAQMINDIWGAKREPEIAQVAAEYNVPIILMHNRDNENYADYWAEFQQDLQESIQIATEAGVPQQHIVLDPGIGFVKNLQQSIETMQRLDELVAFGYPVLLATSRKRMIGAILDLPVEERVEGTAATCAFGVQKGCHMMRVHDVKEVARTVKVMDALVGKFEVKGDL, encoded by the coding sequence ATGCTAGAACATTATCAGGTGCCGCTTATTTTAAATGGCATCGAACTAGATTTTCATAAAGAAACAATCATTATGGGTATTTTAAATGTTACGCCCGACTCGTTTTCAGATGGCGGTAAATATAATTCGATTGATGCAGCTGTTGTGCAAGCAAAACGCTTGGTAGCAGACGGAGCAAAAATTATCGATATTGGTGGAGAATCCACAAGACCGGGGCATACGCCCATTTCCGAGCAGGAAGAGATTGAACGAGTTGTACCGATTATTCGTGCATTAGCGAAGGAAGTACCTGCAATACTTTCTGTCGATACGTATAAAGCAAATGTAGCACGTGCAGCAATTGAAGCAGGTGCACAGATGATTAATGATATTTGGGGTGCAAAAAGGGAGCCTGAAATTGCGCAAGTTGCAGCTGAATACAATGTGCCAATCATTTTAATGCACAATCGTGATAATGAAAACTATGCTGATTATTGGGCAGAGTTTCAGCAAGATTTGCAAGAAAGCATTCAAATTGCCACAGAAGCAGGTGTACCACAGCAGCATATCGTATTAGATCCGGGTATTGGCTTCGTAAAAAATCTACAGCAAAGCATTGAAACAATGCAACGCTTAGATGAACTTGTTGCATTTGGTTACCCTGTGTTACTAGCGACATCACGTAAGCGTATGATTGGAGCTATCCTTGATTTACCTGTAGAGGAGCGTGTGGAAGGCACTGCTGCTACTTGTGCATTTGGCGTACAAAAAGGCTGTCATATGATGCGTGTACATGATGTCAAAGAAGTGGCACGTACAGTGAAGGTGATGGACGCACTAGTTGGCAAATTCGAAGTGAAGGGAGATTTATAA
- the pabC gene encoding aminodeoxychorismate lyase, which produces MICWMNGQYIEASELMVSPFDHGFLYGLGFFETMRTYKGEPAFLQDHFQRLMESLNIYHIDMPYTLSDLAEVMQQLNDLNGGDDGYFRINVSAGVHDLGLAPNEYQKPNVIVFRKPLSLPARGTEKQAVLLKTVRNKPETDIRSKSHHYGNNVLARMELPNLASYEGFFLTEDGYLAEGITSNIFWVKRDVLYTPSLNTGILPGITRKIVMVIAQELGCEVREGLYDQYDLAEAQECFITNSVQELVPISSLGQKSFAGADGAIYQRLHQAYIAEIREIVGGKTC; this is translated from the coding sequence ATGATTTGTTGGATGAATGGGCAATATATAGAAGCTAGTGAACTGATGGTATCGCCGTTTGACCATGGCTTTTTATACGGCTTAGGCTTTTTCGAAACGATGCGTACATATAAAGGTGAGCCAGCATTCTTGCAGGACCACTTTCAACGTTTAATGGAATCGCTTAATATTTATCACATTGATATGCCATATACATTGAGTGACCTAGCGGAAGTGATGCAACAGCTAAATGATTTAAATGGTGGCGATGATGGCTATTTTCGCATTAACGTATCGGCAGGTGTGCATGATTTGGGTCTTGCACCAAACGAATACCAGAAGCCAAATGTCATTGTTTTCCGCAAGCCGCTTTCATTGCCTGCGCGTGGTACAGAAAAGCAAGCAGTGCTATTAAAAACGGTGCGCAACAAGCCAGAAACAGATATCCGTTCAAAAAGCCATCATTATGGTAACAATGTGTTAGCGCGTATGGAATTACCTAATTTAGCGAGCTATGAAGGGTTTTTCTTAACTGAAGATGGGTATCTTGCAGAAGGAATTACATCAAATATCTTTTGGGTGAAGCGAGATGTGCTTTATACACCATCTTTAAATACAGGTATATTGCCGGGCATTACACGCAAAATTGTTATGGTCATTGCACAAGAATTAGGCTGTGAGGTTCGAGAAGGTCTATATGATCAATATGATCTTGCGGAAGCACAAGAATGCTTTATTACGAACTCTGTTCAGGAGCTTGTGCCAATTTCATCACTTGGACAAAAATCCTTTGCAGGTGCAGACGGGGCTATCTACCAGCGCCTGCATCAAGCATATATAGCTGAAATTCGCGAAATTGTAGGAGGCAAAACATGCTAG
- the pabA gene encoding aminodeoxychorismate/anthranilate synthase component II, which yields MILMIDNYDSFIYNLVQYLGELGEELKVVRNDDITLAEIEELAPKMIVISPGPCTPNEAGESLNIIQHFAGKVPILGVCLGHQAIAQAFGGNVIRAERLMHGKTSPVFHSEIGLHRKNANPFAATRYHSLIVEKHSLPDCLEVTSWTEEGEIMGLRHKEFAIEGVQYHPESIMTEDGKQLLKEFLELYCKE from the coding sequence ATGATTTTAATGATTGATAACTACGATTCATTTATTTATAACTTAGTGCAATATTTAGGTGAGCTTGGTGAGGAGCTAAAGGTTGTGCGCAACGATGACATTACGCTTGCAGAAATTGAAGAGCTAGCACCAAAAATGATTGTCATCTCTCCAGGACCATGCACACCAAATGAAGCGGGAGAAAGCTTGAACATTATTCAGCACTTTGCTGGAAAGGTTCCGATTTTAGGTGTTTGCTTAGGGCATCAAGCGATTGCGCAAGCCTTTGGCGGTAATGTTATTCGAGCAGAGCGCTTAATGCATGGAAAAACATCACCTGTTTTTCATAGCGAAATCGGCTTACATCGCAAAAATGCTAACCCATTTGCAGCAACACGCTATCACTCACTAATTGTAGAGAAGCATTCATTGCCAGATTGCCTAGAGGTGACATCATGGACAGAGGAAGGCGAAATTATGGGCTTGCGCCATAAGGAATTCGCCATTGAAGGTGTGCAATATCATCCAGAGTCAATTATGACGGAGGATGGTAAGCAGCTACTAAAAGAGTTTTTAGAACTATATTGCAAGGAGTGA
- a CDS encoding anthranilate synthase component I family protein, protein MENLQCVTLFMTKDAFFYSYKEQTILEKKHVFLESGRGGRYSVAAWNPFATVYAKNDGLQIEEREGERFQQGEPLALLESYLQAYKLEKEDELPDFQGGAIGFVSYDYARKIENLPTIAADDLQVPDIYFYVFEYWAVFDAETNRVTLMKRPESTIDLDEWSLAWQEAAEQGLGKRLFHAERAVEVTNDESELSVSFLGEEFEQAVRKIQEYIAQGDVFQVNLSVRQAKPLHAAPIVMYEAVRSFNPSPYMAFIAAPEFAVVSGSPELLVKRKGTALSTRPIAGTRPRGQSEEEDIRLANELIDNEKERAEHVMLVDLERNDLGKVSRYGTVEVDEFMVIERYSHVMHIVSNVRGEIANGKTNADVIRAMFPGGTITGAPKIRTMEIIEELEPVRRGLYTGSIGWLGFNGDMELNIVIRTAYIKNETAYIQAGAGIVIDSIPANEYIESLNKAKAMWQAKGMAEGVLT, encoded by the coding sequence ATGGAAAATTTACAATGCGTAACATTATTTATGACAAAAGACGCGTTTTTTTATAGCTATAAAGAGCAAACAATTTTAGAGAAAAAGCATGTGTTTTTAGAGAGTGGACGAGGCGGACGCTATTCGGTTGCTGCATGGAATCCGTTTGCAACTGTTTATGCGAAAAACGATGGGCTGCAAATAGAGGAGCGCGAGGGTGAGCGTTTTCAGCAAGGTGAGCCACTTGCCTTATTAGAAAGCTATTTACAAGCCTATAAGCTAGAAAAAGAGGACGAGCTACCTGATTTTCAAGGTGGAGCAATCGGCTTTGTGTCGTATGACTACGCACGTAAAATCGAAAACTTACCAACGATTGCAGCAGATGATTTACAAGTACCAGATATTTATTTTTATGTGTTTGAATATTGGGCAGTATTTGATGCGGAAACAAACCGTGTAACATTGATGAAGCGCCCTGAAAGCACAATCGACTTAGATGAATGGTCGTTGGCATGGCAGGAGGCAGCGGAACAAGGATTAGGCAAGCGTTTATTCCATGCAGAAAGAGCGGTAGAAGTAACGAATGATGAAAGCGAGCTATCTGTATCATTTTTAGGTGAGGAATTTGAGCAAGCTGTGCGCAAAATTCAAGAATATATCGCACAAGGCGATGTGTTCCAAGTGAATTTATCTGTGCGTCAGGCGAAGCCATTGCATGCAGCACCAATCGTGATGTATGAGGCAGTTCGTTCATTTAATCCTTCCCCGTATATGGCATTTATTGCAGCACCAGAGTTTGCTGTTGTAAGCGGTTCACCTGAATTGTTAGTGAAGCGTAAAGGGACAGCCCTATCGACACGTCCGATTGCGGGAACACGTCCACGTGGGCAATCAGAGGAAGAGGATATTCGTCTAGCGAATGAATTAATTGATAACGAAAAAGAGCGAGCGGAGCATGTCATGCTCGTTGATTTAGAGCGCAATGATTTAGGGAAAGTGAGCCGCTACGGTACTGTAGAGGTAGATGAATTTATGGTCATAGAGCGCTATTCACATGTCATGCATATTGTGTCGAATGTACGTGGCGAAATAGCGAATGGCAAGACGAATGCAGATGTCATTCGTGCGATGTTCCCAGGAGGTACGATTACAGGTGCACCAAAAATTCGTACGATGGAAATTATCGAAGAGCTTGAGCCTGTGAGACGTGGCTTATATACAGGCTCCATCGGCTGGTTAGGCTTTAATGGCGATATGGAGCTAAATATTGTTATTCGTACAGCTTATATTAAAAATGAAACAGCGTATATTCAAGCGGGCGCAGGTATCGTTATTGATTCAATTCCAGCGAACGAATATATCGAATCACTGAATAAGGCGAAGGCAATGTGGCAAGCAAAAGGGATGGCTGAAGGGGTGTTAACATGA
- the cysK gene encoding cysteine synthase A has protein sequence MSKLANSVADLVGRTPIVKLNRATGENEGTVYVKLEYFNPGSSVKDRLALAMIEAAEKDGTLQPGGTIIEPTSGNTGIGLAMIAAAKGYKAVLVMPETMSLERRNLLRAYGADLVLTPGPEGMKGAIAKADELAKAHGYFLPQQFENEANAEIHRLTTGPEIVEAFEGLKLDAFVAGIGTGGTITGAGEVLKGAYPEIEIIAVEPTDSPVLSGGNPGPHKIQGIGAGFVPKVLNTEVYSSVFTVENETAFEVARKVAREEGILCGISSGAAIHAAIETAKRLGAGSNVLAVVPSNGERYLSTPLYQFED, from the coding sequence ATGAGCAAGTTAGCGAATTCAGTTGCAGATTTAGTAGGTCGTACACCGATTGTGAAGTTAAATAGAGCAACAGGTGAAAACGAAGGTACAGTGTATGTGAAATTAGAATACTTTAATCCAGGAAGCTCTGTAAAAGATCGTTTAGCTTTAGCAATGATTGAAGCTGCTGAAAAAGATGGTACGTTACAGCCAGGTGGCACAATTATCGAGCCAACTAGTGGTAATACAGGTATCGGTTTAGCAATGATTGCAGCGGCAAAAGGCTATAAAGCTGTTTTAGTAATGCCTGAAACGATGAGCTTAGAACGTCGTAACTTACTTCGTGCCTATGGTGCAGATTTAGTGCTAACACCAGGTCCAGAAGGTATGAAAGGAGCCATTGCAAAAGCAGACGAACTAGCAAAAGCACATGGTTATTTCTTACCACAGCAATTCGAAAACGAAGCAAATGCTGAAATCCACCGTTTAACAACAGGTCCTGAAATTGTCGAAGCATTTGAAGGGTTAAAATTAGATGCATTTGTAGCAGGTATCGGTACAGGTGGAACAATTACAGGTGCTGGTGAAGTATTAAAAGGGGCATATCCAGAAATCGAAATTATCGCGGTAGAGCCAACAGATTCTCCAGTGCTTTCTGGTGGTAACCCTGGTCCACATAAAATTCAAGGAATTGGTGCAGGCTTCGTACCAAAAGTATTGAATACGGAAGTTTATAGCTCTGTATTTACTGTAGAAAACGAAACAGCATTTGAAGTCGCTCGTAAAGTAGCACGTGAAGAAGGTATTTTATGCGGTATTTCTTCAGGTGCAGCGATTCACGCAGCAATTGAAACAGCAAAACGCTTAGGTGCAGGCTCGAATGTACTGGCGGTTGTGCCATCAAATGGTGAGCGCTACTTATCAACACCACTTTATCAGTTTGAAGATTAA
- a CDS encoding ABC transporter ATP-binding protein, which yields MTNEAPLIEVKNLKKYFGEKSSLFQRNPSVVKAVDGVSFQIQRGETFGLVGESGSGKSTIGKSILRLQSITEGEVLFDGKDLHKLSNTEMRNLRPKIQFIFQDPYSSLNPRIRVGDAIGEALLDHHLCEKHEVREKVREVLEICGLSDYHMDRYPHEFSGGQRQRIGIARAIILQPDFIVADEPVSALDVSIQAQIINLFSKLQRERNITFLFISHDLSVVEHLCSRIGVLYLGTMMELGSREQLYSNPLHPYTKALLSAVPIPNPTLKRERIILKGDIPNPANPPSGCKFHTRCPFATERCKVEVPEFREVESGRFVACHLV from the coding sequence ATGACGAATGAAGCGCCATTAATAGAGGTAAAAAATTTAAAAAAATACTTTGGTGAGAAAAGTAGCTTATTTCAACGTAATCCAAGTGTAGTAAAGGCTGTCGACGGTGTTAGCTTTCAAATCCAGCGCGGTGAGACATTTGGGCTTGTAGGAGAGTCAGGCAGTGGCAAAAGTACGATTGGCAAAAGCATTTTGCGCCTACAATCGATTACAGAGGGAGAAGTGCTATTTGACGGAAAAGATTTGCATAAGCTTTCCAATACAGAGATGCGCAATTTACGTCCTAAAATCCAATTTATTTTCCAGGATCCATATAGCTCGCTCAACCCACGTATCCGTGTAGGTGATGCAATTGGAGAAGCGCTGTTAGATCACCATTTATGTGAGAAGCATGAGGTGCGTGAGAAGGTAAGAGAGGTGTTAGAAATATGCGGGCTGTCTGACTACCATATGGATCGTTATCCACATGAGTTTAGCGGCGGTCAACGTCAGCGTATTGGTATTGCCCGCGCAATTATTTTGCAACCAGATTTTATTGTTGCAGATGAGCCAGTGTCGGCATTAGATGTTTCGATTCAAGCACAAATCATCAATTTATTTAGTAAATTACAGCGTGAAAGAAATATTACGTTTCTTTTTATTTCGCATGATTTAAGTGTAGTGGAGCATTTATGCTCTCGCATTGGCGTATTGTATTTAGGGACGATGATGGAGCTAGGCAGTCGTGAGCAGCTTTATAGCAATCCATTACATCCATATACAAAGGCATTGCTATCTGCTGTACCTATTCCAAATCCAACATTAAAACGTGAACGTATTATTTTAAAAGGGGATATTCCGAATCCTGCAAATCCACCAAGCGGTTGCAAGTTTCATACACGTTGTCCGTTTGCAACAGAGCGCTGTAAAGTTGAAGTACCTGAATTTAGAGAGGTGGAAAGCGGTCGATTTGTTGCGTGCCATCTTGTATGA